In Tripterygium wilfordii isolate XIE 37 chromosome 17, ASM1340144v1, whole genome shotgun sequence, the genomic window GCTGCAATAAAATAGGgaccaaaaatttcaaaatcaatgtGCATGGTTATATATGGCCAATAGCCATGCACATTGAAACTCACAAACCTAAATaccacaaaattgaaaatcaagGTGAGCATCAAAACAGGTTTAAGCACAATCTGTTAGGGATCAGCTACACAGAAACAAAGGAATAAGCTATAAATCATCCACAAAGTAGCTGAAATTTGTTTTAGCAAACAATGTGAATACTAAGTAATGAGTTATAAATCATCCACCAAGCCGCAGCAAAACAGGgaccaaaaaatttaaaatcaatgtgCATGGTTTACTATGGTTATATATGGACAATATCCATGCACATTGAAACCCACAAACCTAAATACCACATAATTCAAAATCAAGGTGAGCAGTAAAAGCGGTTCAAGCACCCTCTGTTAGTGCGAATGCAGTGAAAGCTCAATGTTTTACTACATTGTAAGGAGCTGAAAATCAACTACCAACACCAATAAATCAGCTAAACACAAAGAAATAAGCTAAACACAAACAAAGTAATGAGCTACAATTAACTATAAGTCATCCACCAAGCAGCAGCAAAACAGGGTTATATATGGACAATACCCATGCACTTTGAAACCCATAAAGTAAGCATATGAAATTACTtggaatatttattttacaaacaATGTACATTGAAACCCAAATAAGTTAACAAATGCATAATAGTCACCGAAATCGACATTCACATTTAAACCCATTACCCAACTACAGATATATTTAAGCACGAACAATGTACGCCATTAGCTGGTTCAAAAGACACTATAGGGCAGAAAAAACCTAGAAATTTCTAGCCTTGTTTGATGCGTTTAACATCAGAGTATCATATCGAGCAACCCATTTAGAATCTATGAAAATCAGGATGTAAAATGACAACATACCTTCAAATTAGGGTTAGATGATAAACCTCAAGCTTCCTAATAAGCGGCTTCGTTAGCAAATTGCCTACAAGTTCTTCAATAGTGTCTGCAttcttcaaatcaaaatattagaTGAAAAAGGTTTCACATTTGTGTTGAGAGAGTGGGTTTACACAGAAATCTCGTGTTTCAATGTGAGAGATGGGTTTCAGAATATATTATAAAACAAATTTTTAAATTCACaatttatcaaatttcaaaaaagccATGTGGACAAACTGAGTTGGCATGACAACTCAGTTTGGGAACTATTGGGAAGATATTCTTTGGGCTATTTAGCAGGACCGTGACTTAGGTAGAATGTAAATACAGAATGATGTTTTTTGTAATATAAAAGTCGGTTGTTATCGTTAACCCACCCATTGAGTCCAACCCACAAAGTCGGCTGGTAATGATTTTTAATGTATGACAAATTTGGTTGGATTATCAGCCAATAATCACCTGATCCGACCATGCCCAGCCCTAAATAAGCCCATGATAAACTCTAAtccactttgatttttatttgaaaccAATTTTTCATGAATATCGCTTAATTAGAttaatagaaaaaaataaaaagagagaagaaattaagaaaaccaaaataaaatcgGTGTTAAGTATTCGATGATACTACGGACCCCCTTTTCTCCCTTATAAAAATACAcaagggaaaaacaaaaacaaacgcAACTAAAGCCAGATAAAAAACAGCACTATTCCTCAAATAACTGTGTCTCAGATTGAGCTCAAACTCTCTTCTTCCCTACTATCGGTGAGTCTCTCTTTCTCGATTTTTTCTCTCGTTTTCAATGCCTCCCTTCCGCCTTTCCCTTCGTCTATTCCCTGTATTAACAAATCAATAGACCTTCTCTTTCTATCGATTTCACTGTGCCGCCACTCAATGGAAGCTCGCTATTGTACGCGTTTTTTGTTCTCATGTTCGAAATTAGTGCTGGAGAATGAACGCTCTGGCTTTATCACAGCGGTattttgattatgatttttctttttttttttccttcccttttctgCGGCACACACATGCAAGCTTATGAGTAGGGTTTTATTTGTATCACATTGTATCTGGGGTATGGGTTATGCAGATTGTTCTTGTAATTGGCTACTGATTCACTCTTTGTATTATTGTGTCTGCGAagatgtttgtgtttgtgtgacAAGAAAGGAAAATAGTGTTGTTGGAGACGGGATTGGTCAAGTAAAATATCCACTTTTTAAGTCATTCCTTTTTTCCCAAGCTTATATAGATGTCCTGGAAGATCTGAATTGCCATAAATAGTATAAATTTTTTCAGTAGTGTTATCGTGTAAGGCAATTTGTATATCGAAATCATGCGCCCTTCTTTCCATTGGCTGGTTTGTTCTAAAAATCTTTGGAATGATTTGGTTGAGCAGTGTTCTTTAACAAGCAATTTTGTTTATGCTTTCTAAATTTCCTCTTcgatattgtttttcttttattttcttgcagaGGTGGTAATATATAGAGCTTTGCGCCTTTGACATTTTGTTAGTCATCTACGTTCTTCATTTACTTCTACAAAGATGGCGAATATTCAGATGACTAGCATTCTAGAAAAGGTATGATTTCTTCCCTGATATATATTGTGCAATATCCAATTTATGAGCATGTAAAGTACTTTAATCAATGAGTGGTATAATCCACTTTGGTGTTTTATCTTATGTTCTGACGTCTTCCGCTTGTTTGAAGATGACAGGCAAGGATAAAGATTTCAGATATATGGCAACATCTGATTTATTGAATGAGTTAAACAAAGAAGCATTTAAAGCTGATGCGGATCTGGAGATAAAGTTGTCGAATATTGTCTTACAGCAGCTTGATGATGTAGCTGGTGATGTTTCTGGGTTGGCGGTGAAATGGTACAAAAGTTTATCTCTTGCCCCAACGTGATTGGTCAAAGATGTAGTAGCTCTTTATGTTTAGCCTTTGTTTCATACATATGCCCATTTTGGGTTACTGCAGTTATAGATTATTGCTAAGGCTGATCCCATTCATTGAGGTTTCTTCGAAATTGTCTTCCGattgatatttttgaagttattGATCATGGGTATTTTATTGTTTGAAGTTTCTAAAAGTATAATTTTAAAACTTATTGCAAATTTCAGTATTTCATATATTGGCCTGTTTAATAGGGCTTTCTTTGCTGTTGCTTTGAAATTTTGTCTTTGGATCATTTATTTTCCTCTCTTGGCTTTAAAATAAGAATTGGGTGAAATGCATATGGTAATTCTAAACAGAGTTGAGCCATAAAGTTGGTGTTGGTTAATCAGAGGCACTTGTGGCATTCTTGTTTTTCTATGGCTACTCACATGCTTTTTTCTACCATTGCAGCCTCGCTCCATTAGTGAAGAAAGTTAGTGAACCACGAGTTGTAGAGATGACGAGTAAACTATGTGATAAAATGCTTAATGGGAAAGATCAGCACCGTGACATTGCAAGCATAGCATTGAAGACAATTGTTTCTGAAGTCACTTCTCCATCTCTTGCTCAATCAGTTGTCGTTTCTCTTTCGCCCCAGCTTATTAGTGGAATAACTAGCCCAGTGAGTTTTTAATCCAACACTTGAAGTGTCCTTGAATAAACTTAGTTGGAATCATGTAATCCACCCTAAATTGTTTAAACACTGATAAAGACTCATTGATTATGTTAAGCTTTTGCACGTAATTCAACTCTTATATTGCTTTCACTTTATTTTCcacgtgtttttttttctgtaaGATTTTGTTTATCCTAGTTGTTTGGGCCTTCTGCTAATATACTGTGCTGGCTTTACCCAGGGAATGAGCACGGAGATAAAATGTGAAAGTCTTGATATCTTATGTGATGTCCTCCATAAATTTGGATTTCTAATGACAACTGAGCATCTGATGCTTTTAGATGCTCTGTTACCTCAATTGAGTTCTAATCAAACGAGTGTTAGAAAGAGAACTGTTTCATGTATaggtaagattttttttattaatgttatGAAGTTACGTTTTCCTTGATGGTTTCATTTCTATGGAAACTAGAAGGTTTGTGTGAACTTTGCACGATTTGAATCTGAACTTCTTTTGTCCAGCTTGGTCATTATAGGCAAGTAATGTTCAATGTTAGGTTTTTCTTGAAGATTCATGTTAGAAAATATAACTTTTTGCAGCTGTTGACTTGATGGACTGCGATTAGGATGCCAAAATTGCTTTAAATTATTTAGGAGAGTTTTGTAGCATCTTGTATGAGTTTTTCTGGCATCTTTTTCTACTGTTTAGTTTTGCCTTTCCAGACATTGTACTAACTACCGATAAGCCATCTTTAGGCTTTAGCTGTACCATatgcattttcttctctttttgctGCTTTGCTCTTTGAGCTGCTCTTGTGCTTCTGTTTCTTTTGGGCTGGCTGCCCTCCTTTATATTACTCTGCTTTttgttcttccttcttcttctttctttctttcttttttttttttcctctctcttcaATAGTTCTCTCTTTCTAAATCTGGATGCTAGAGCCTAGATGTCGCAATGCTTCCTTTAGCACCAATACATTTTTTAAATTGATACGATGTCTTGTTTTGACCCTTAATGTGGAAAATCAACAACTTTGATTCCTGTAACATTTGGTATCTAAGTAATGGGCATTTAGTTGTAGGAAAAATTGAGTAAATTCAGATTTGGTTAACAAGTGCTTTTGGTATTCAGCATCTCTGGCTTCAAGCTTGTCTGAGGATTTGTTGGGGAAGGCGACTGTTGAAGTTGTTCAAAACTTGAGGAAGAAGGGCGTGAAACCTGAGATGACCCGCACAAACATTCAAATGATTGGTGCTTTGAGGTAAGCTAAATGATCTGTTTTATATTTAGGTGTAGGATCTCATCCATTTGTTCAGTCATTAGCTGGACAGCTTTGAGAGAAGAGCGCAAGAGTTTTCAAGAAAATAGGAAAAACTCTCCGACCTTAATTCAGAATATGCATGGTTAAAGacatttgtttcttttgaatgTAGGTGCTGGTATAATATTGATAATTACTTTTCCTAATGGTGTAATTGagtttttctcttttatatAACTCGCTTCTTATGTTGTACTCATCGGATGTCACCCCTGTGGCACTCAATTAAATTAATCTTTTTTTCTtgctatttttaaaaaaaaaaaagtgttgaggacatatatatgtatttccATTCCATTACATTAATTTAGACGTTCTTTATCAGTTTAGTGCTGCAATCTGCTTTTTCTATCTTTTATGATTTGTAGTGCTTGCGTgagattatatttattattattattattattatatacttTAAAACTAGGGACGAATAGTACTGGAGCATGCTAGGTTAGAGCAAACATTTGTAGTTTCAACCATAGTCTCCATGGCACTCATGTGCTATGACCAAAATTAGATTATGGTTAGAGTTGAGTTAAATATCTTGAGTTTACTACGTTAGTACTAGTTCAACCACACGTGATAATGTTATGGACCTGATAATAAAGAGAAATAAACTGTAAAATACTGCATCATCTGTGTTTTACCTTTTGAAGGTTGTAACTTTCTTTCGCTAACAAACTATGTTTTATGAATCTTAATAGCCGTGCTGTGGGATATCGTTTTGGACCACATTTAGGAGACACTGTGCCTCTGCTAATTAGTTATTGCACTAGTGCGTCAGAGAATGATGAGGAGCTTCGCGAGTATAGCTTGCAGGTTCTTCAAATggcccttttcttcttcttcttctttttttttttgggggggggggggggggagggctGGGAGTTGGGCATGGATGATGTCGTGGGATGGTGTTCATACTTGTTAAAATTGACTAATTATTTCATGTTTCTCAACTACAGGCCATAGAAAGTTTCCTTCTCAGGTGCCCTAGGGATATTTCTTCATTTTGTGACGCAATTCTTCAGCTTACTTTGGAATATCTAAGTTATGACCCCAACTTTACTGATAACATGGAGGAAGATACTGATGATGAGGCTTacgaggaggaggaagatgagTACGTTATCATTTATGAAAATGACTGGCATTTAGCTTCTATATCACAAATTTTACTTGTTACTTATCTTCAGCTGTGAATTATTTTGTAGTGAGAGTGCCAATGAATATACAGATGATGAAGATGTCAGCTGGAAAGTTCGCAGAGCAGCAGCTAAATGCTTGGCTGCATTAATTGTTTCTCGTCCTGAGATGCTTGGCAAGCTATATGAGGAGGTAGTCGTGCTAAAACTTTTGCATTCActtgtttgcttattttgtttttttttgcctgCTGTTATGGAAACAGAATGATATTTACCTTGCATTTTAGTTACTTTTAACTAGCTGTCTGTGAAAATTATGCTGCCATCAAATGAGATTTAGTCTACCATTCCAAACTCTCCTATTGGCACGGCACTTGTTAAACATTTAACTCTCTGATTGTGCAGGCCTGCCCCAAGTTGATTGAAAGATTCAGAGAGAGGGAAGAAAATGTGAAGGTGAGCTAGAATAGACTGATTCTCTATTTTCTATTGGTAATCTTGGTCAGCTATTGATTTCCTTCCGATGCAGATGGACATTTTCAATACCTTCATCGAACTTGTACGACAGACAGGAAATATCTCAAAATCACTGATCGACTTGAATGAATATAGGCATGTTTCTGCCATCATTCATCACCTAATTtgcagtttttatttttttattttttactttctgTCTTGATTAAGTGCGCAGGATATTAATGTTTTTCTAAAAAGTGGATTGTCCCGGCTGGTTTCGCTGTTTGAATCTGGATCCTTTTGGCCTTCTGGTTAACCTCTTGACTGTTATTTTACTAAGTCAAAAAATTGGTCAAAACTCAATTTACCATTAAATGAAAAGtcggaagatttttttttagaataacTAAAGTGACTGAACTTTCAAAATTTAACGCATTAAATGTTTTGGGATTAATttgatcaattttatagattttttgaTCGATTCCTATGTTTCCCACAGAATTTTCAAAAATGCTCAAATTCTAATCTGTATTTTTTTGGGCATGTTGGATTGATAAGCTTTAGGGATTTATACATAGGTTTTCCTCGTCTTTCCTCTTCTGAAAAGTGTATTtccttcatatttttttttcatacgtTTCTGTGGCATGGTTCATCGAGTTTCTCCTCCTTACTCACTTCTCTCAAAATTAGTGTTGCCATCGATCATCAAAATTTCTCGCAAGTATAACCCTTTTGTAAAGGCTGTCCTATCCTAGTCAAGCACTAAGATGCATTTCAAGCATGGATGATCATCATAGGTAGATTCTGAATATGCCAAAAGAATTCCTTTGTTGGGAATCTGTGTTTTCTTGAATCCAGAAAGCAGACGAAATGTTTAGAGTCCTCAAGGCGAATATTTTATAATGCCTCTCTCTTCCAGTTGATCGGCACTCTACTCTTGTTAGGTGATACATGGTAGTTTTTGAATGCTCTgacctttctctctctctgtctctctctctctctctctctctctcaagtgaTGTCTTCTTAAATCGAGTATGCGAACTTGCCTACATAAACTGGTGAGATTCATTTTAAATCCAAGAGATATTCGTGAGTTCCACAACTGAAAGTGACTGGCCTGAGTAAGCTGTGGGGTTACTGGTAAGTGGTAACTTAGAGGTGTTACAGTGTCATTGTAGACAATGCCCGGACAAATAATGTGCTTCACCGCAGCAGCAGCTATTTTGAAACTTGCTTGTTGCTTATTGTTTGCTTATGGAGTTCCCCCTTAGAACTAGGGACATTGTTAAATTTCCATCCAGGCAGGCAGAatgatttcttggttctccCTTTCACCCTTTTATTCTTTCATAAGAATTTTAATAGTGACTTGGAGTTTTATCTTTTGTCCACTCAAAAAGTAGTGTCATGGTGCACTCTatttttctctttaattttattttttttataaaggagCACTCTTATCTGTTTGGCATTGTATCTTGGGTTTGAGGTGCACTAATCATGGTTTTTGAGTGTTCTGTTCCTATTGCTCTAGGTGcataatttttcattttattcatgTGTATACTCATTCATCTATGAATACTGATGTTCTTCAGTCCAAGATGGCTTCTGAAGCAAGAGGTGCCAAAGGTTGTTAAATCCATAAATAGGCAGCTGCGCGAGAAATCTGTCAAGACTAAGGTAAAATAACTTACCTCTTTGGATACGTATCATCTAGTCATTGTTTTATGTCATTCATCTGTTTACAGGTCGGTGCCTTCTCTATTTTGAAAGAACTTGTCGTTGTCTTGCCTGACTGCCTCGCCGACCACATGGGCTCTCTAATTCCAGGAATTGAAAAGTCCTTAAATGTAAGTAAAATGTTTTTGAGTTTAAAAGGGGTACTGGCTTGTCTAATTTTCAGTATCACATTGACACTTTTGTTgttctttgtttctttaatATTTGATTTCCTTCGTAACTTTGCAGGACAAATCTTCAACCTCAAATTTAAAGATTGAGGCTCTTATCTTTACAAGATTGGCATTGTCTTCCAATTCACCTTCTGTTTTCCACCCTTACATCAAGGTACTGGCAGATTAATGCTGTATGTAGGACATAGAGAAATTCTGGAGCTTTCACTTCTCTTGCTTGCAAAAAGTCCAGTTGCATATTTTAAGGATTTTTATAAGTTAGTAAGGAGTGATTTTAAAGCAAACTAATAAGGActctgataggattgtcccacatcgaaagatgtgggagctaaggtgttgtttatagggggaggtatagGCCTCCCTTAGtgcccaaggttttctagtatgggctgggaggctttgggtacagccggcccatatgggtgggtgtcggttgggccttgggtgttgagcgtgtatgggcacgactttatcaatggtatcggagcatgatcctgttgtgccttcaacttgggaccgtgcctgcggagtggccggtcatggtgctcgaccaacgggggtccggagtggtcggccatggtgctcgaccaacgtgggcgttggtcttgaaggggagggtattgataggattgtcccacatcgaaagatgtgggagctaaggtgttgtttatagggggaggtataggcctcccttagtacccaaggttttctagtatgggctgggaggccttgggtacagccggcccatatgggtgggtgtcggttgggccttgggtgctgagcgtgtatgggcacgactctatcagACTCTTTCTTTGTTCAAATTGCCACGTCTTCATGTAGTATGGATACAAATATGGAAAATTCAATTTGTTAATTGGTTTTGCATATGGCATTTAGTTGAATTGAGTAAACAACTGGTTAATGCAGGAATTTTTGGCTCCTGTTTTATCTGCTGTTAGTGAGCGTTATTACAAAGTCACCGCTGAGGCACTGAGAGTGTGTGGGGAACTTGTTCGTATACTACGCCCGAACACTGAGGTGAGCTTGGTGTTATCACTCCACTTCAGCATCTTCTTAGACAATTATCTGAtttgattgatctatgtgattcAGGATATCGATTTCGATTTCAAACCATATGTCCGTCCTATATACAATTCAATCATGTCTCGCTTAACAAACCAAGATCAAGATCAGGTTAGTAGAATCTCCAAAAAGTTTCTTCTTgtatattaataaataattctTTTTTGTGTGTTATAATGTTGTTGTCTCGTATTTCTCCTCACAGGAAGTTAAGGAGTGTGCTATTTCTTGCATGGGACTTGTGATCTCAACGTTTGGTGATCACTTAAAAGCAGAATTACCTGCATGCCTTCCGGTACTTGTTGACCGTATGGGGAATGAGATAACCCGACTTACCGCTGTTAAGGTTGGTCAGTTGCTGGCATTTTCCTTTAGTTTGATCTTGTGCTTGTTCACCTGATATTGTTTGGCTTGTGGTGGTGGCTTTTGCTGAAGCCTTATCTCATAGGATGCATTACTTCTACAATTTTGTGTCTTATAATGTTCTGTTTCTGACTTGAACAAATTGAAAATCTGTGCGACTCACGTCACGTTATatgaagaaaaattttaaagtCAGAGCAATTACTTTAGGATCTTCATGCTATTAGTAAATGTCCCATCTTATACTGTTTtaaggatttttttaaaattaaattatcaaaagtcacaaccccccccccccccccccccgtctttctttctttatgtcAAAGTTGGTGCTTTCATTTACAGTTGAATCATTCTTTCCTTgtttcattgaaaaaataattgcaTCTCTGAAAGGTCATAGTTTTATTTAACATTTTGGCGGGATTAAATCTCTTCTACTGGAATTGTATGATTAGGTTGGTTATCCGTTATCTCACTGTAGATGGAATGGGTGCCCCTTTTCTTCAATGATTAAGGTTTTTCTGTAATAACATTGCTTTGTGGGTTTATAATCTGGATTTGCAATATTTGACGCTACCTGTCAAACTGGTTATAACTTTTTTGGTTAATTAAGTCAATTTCTATGATTTTTATGGTAATTTACAGTCCGAGCTGGTTATTGCATTCAATTGTGAATCTGGATTTTCAACTTTTTGTTGTGATTTGAACTCTCTGTTGGATACAAGGTGTATGTGGCTACGCTTACCAGTTGTTACTTAGATTCTAAACCTTTTGAAACCAGGCATTTGCTATCATTGCTGCTTCTCCACTTCAAATCGATCTCTCATGTGTTTTGGAGCATGTAATTGTGGAGCTTACTGCATTTCTACGGAAGGTATTGAAGTTTGTTGGACTGAAGTTGAATTGATGTTGCATTTATCCAATTATCAGTATATGTAAAATTTTGACTTCCATTGGTTGTCATGGAAAATAGGCTAATCGTGTATTGAGACAGGCAACACTAGGGACACTTAACTCCCTAGTTGTAGCTTATGGTGACAAAATCAGTTCATCTGCTTATGAAGTTATTATTGTGGAGCTTTCAACACTGATAAGgtctcttctttcttcctcaTAGTTCTTTTTATCTTCATGTGTCTCCAATTTGCAAATCATTGCCTTTTGATTTCTTCTTGATAACTAGTTCTCTTGGTTCTGATGTATCAGTGATTCTGACTTGCATATGACGGCTCTTGCCCTTGAGCTGTGCTGCACCTTGATGGCTGACAAGAGGTCAAGCTCAAATATCGGTTTGGCTGTTAGAAATAAAGTTCTTCCTCAGGCACTAACAATAATTAAAAGCTCATTACTTCAGGGTCAAGCGCTTTTGGTACGTTCACACTTCTATTCTGGTACTTATGTCTTGGTTTAGAATTCTTGCATGTTTCTAATCCTTTGTCTGATTTTGCAGGCTTTACAGAACTTCTTTTCTGCCTTGGTTTATTCTGCTAACACAGGTTTTGACGCTCTGCTGGATTCTCTTCTTTCAAGTGCTAAGCCATCACCCCAGTCTGGTGCTGTTGCAAAGCAGGCTTTGCATTCGATAGCACAATGTGTGGCTGTCCTATGCCTTGCTGCTGGTGATCTTAAGTGCTCGTCTactgtgggaatgctcaataaGATCCTTAAAGACGAGAGTAGTACCCACTCGGTAGGCGTCGATcaccttttattattatttttgcacTAATTGGGTGTCTGAAGACCAGAGATGGTCCTTCAGTTGCTTTACAAGCACTGCTGAGTGAAAAGTTCCTATAATTTATATCCTTTGAGTGTTTGTTGATGATTTGATGATATCCTTTTTCTGGTAATTTTAGGATTACAGTGAGTTTTGTAAATTGCTATCATTAGCATTTGAGGATCCATAGGTTCTACAACAAAACAACATAGTTTTAAAAATCGAACCATTTATTGAAACATCTAGGCTGAAGGTTATGGTTTTTGAGGTTCAACCGGTACGATGAAGGCTTAACTGTAAATATTTAGCTATATACTAGCTATACATAACTCAAAAATCAAAGTAATGAAATACCTCCATGAGTCAACCTTCATACTTCATAGTCCATActtaaatttaaaaacaaagTAAAGTATTTAATAGATTAAGATTATTATACCCATGATATTATgtagaaaatttttttaaaaatatatttttcttcgaattttttttttgtagtaatCAACGTGTTTTTACTTAAACACCCGTTTAACAGTTTTTTGCGGTTCAACGATTTTTCatggtttgattttttatgcGGCATTTTGATAGCAATGTACTGTATTGGCTGGAGGTTCACGGTTTTTTTGGGTTGAACTGCCGGTATGATACAATTATTAAAAAAGTTGAAAACTATGCGAATAGGAAACAATTTTTTGTTATGATTTTACATTGGGGGTTGGGGAGGGCTGGTTCGTAGCAATGTCAGATGATAAGATTCGTAATACTCTTAAATAGCTTGAAGTTTCTAATGGTCCTATAATTTTGTACAAGTTGAATTCATTATGCTTTAACGAAtgatcttttgtttttgtttttctaggcTAAGCAACACCTG contains:
- the LOC119982572 gene encoding cullin-associated NEDD8-dissociated protein 1-like isoform X1, with the translated sequence MANIQMTSILEKMTGKDKDFRYMATSDLLNELNKEAFKADADLEIKLSNIVLQQLDDVAGDVSGLAVKCLAPLVKKVSEPRVVEMTSKLCDKMLNGKDQHRDIASIALKTIVSEVTSPSLAQSVVVSLSPQLISGITSPGMSTEIKCESLDILCDVLHKFGFLMTTEHLMLLDALLPQLSSNQTSVRKRTVSCIASLASSLSEDLLGKATVEVVQNLRKKGVKPEMTRTNIQMIGALSRAVGYRFGPHLGDTVPLLISYCTSASENDEELREYSLQAIESFLLRCPRDISSFCDAILQLTLEYLSYDPNFTDNMEEDTDDEAYEEEEDDESANEYTDDEDVSWKVRRAAAKCLAALIVSRPEMLGKLYEEACPKLIERFREREENVKMDIFNTFIELVRQTGNISKSLIDLNEYSPRWLLKQEVPKVVKSINRQLREKSVKTKVGAFSILKELVVVLPDCLADHMGSLIPGIEKSLNDKSSTSNLKIEALIFTRLALSSNSPSVFHPYIKEFLAPVLSAVSERYYKVTAEALRVCGELVRILRPNTEDIDFDFKPYVRPIYNSIMSRLTNQDQDQEVKECAISCMGLVISTFGDHLKAELPACLPVLVDRMGNEITRLTAVKAFAIIAASPLQIDLSCVLEHVIVELTAFLRKANRVLRQATLGTLNSLVVAYGDKISSSAYEVIIVELSTLISDSDLHMTALALELCCTLMADKRSSSNIGLAVRNKVLPQALTIIKSSLLQGQALLALQNFFSALVYSANTGFDALLDSLLSSAKPSPQSGAVAKQALHSIAQCVAVLCLAAGDLKCSSTVGMLNKILKDESSTHSAKQHLALLCLGEIGRRKDLSSHANIETIIIESFQSPFEEIKSAASYALGNIAVGNLSKYLPFILDQIDNQQKKQYLLLHSLKEVIVRQSVDKAEFQDSSVEKILNLLFNHCESEEEGVRNVVAECLGKIALIEPAKLVPALKVRTSSPAAFTRATVVIAIKYSIVERSEKIDEIIYPEISSFLMLIKDHDRHVRRAAVLALSIFAHNKPNLIKGLLPTLLPLLYDQTIVKQELIRTVDLGPFKHIVDDGLELRKAAFECVDTLLDSCLDQVNPSSFIVPYLKSGLDDHYDVKMPCHLILSKLADKCPSAVLAVLDSLVDPLQKTINFKPKQDAVKQEVDRNEDMIRSALRAIASLNCISGSDCSPKFKNLMTEISKSPTQSEKFYSIRNE
- the LOC119982572 gene encoding cullin-associated NEDD8-dissociated protein 1-like isoform X2; this translates as MATSDLLNELNKEAFKADADLEIKLSNIVLQQLDDVAGDVSGLAVKCLAPLVKKVSEPRVVEMTSKLCDKMLNGKDQHRDIASIALKTIVSEVTSPSLAQSVVVSLSPQLISGITSPGMSTEIKCESLDILCDVLHKFGFLMTTEHLMLLDALLPQLSSNQTSVRKRTVSCIASLASSLSEDLLGKATVEVVQNLRKKGVKPEMTRTNIQMIGALSRAVGYRFGPHLGDTVPLLISYCTSASENDEELREYSLQAIESFLLRCPRDISSFCDAILQLTLEYLSYDPNFTDNMEEDTDDEAYEEEEDDESANEYTDDEDVSWKVRRAAAKCLAALIVSRPEMLGKLYEEACPKLIERFREREENVKMDIFNTFIELVRQTGNISKSLIDLNEYSPRWLLKQEVPKVVKSINRQLREKSVKTKVGAFSILKELVVVLPDCLADHMGSLIPGIEKSLNDKSSTSNLKIEALIFTRLALSSNSPSVFHPYIKEFLAPVLSAVSERYYKVTAEALRVCGELVRILRPNTEDIDFDFKPYVRPIYNSIMSRLTNQDQDQEVKECAISCMGLVISTFGDHLKAELPACLPVLVDRMGNEITRLTAVKAFAIIAASPLQIDLSCVLEHVIVELTAFLRKANRVLRQATLGTLNSLVVAYGDKISSSAYEVIIVELSTLISDSDLHMTALALELCCTLMADKRSSSNIGLAVRNKVLPQALTIIKSSLLQGQALLALQNFFSALVYSANTGFDALLDSLLSSAKPSPQSGAVAKQALHSIAQCVAVLCLAAGDLKCSSTVGMLNKILKDESSTHSAKQHLALLCLGEIGRRKDLSSHANIETIIIESFQSPFEEIKSAASYALGNIAVGNLSKYLPFILDQIDNQQKKQYLLLHSLKEVIVRQSVDKAEFQDSSVEKILNLLFNHCESEEEGVRNVVAECLGKIALIEPAKLVPALKVRTSSPAAFTRATVVIAIKYSIVERSEKIDEIIYPEISSFLMLIKDHDRHVRRAAVLALSIFAHNKPNLIKGLLPTLLPLLYDQTIVKQELIRTVDLGPFKHIVDDGLELRKAAFECVDTLLDSCLDQVNPSSFIVPYLKSGLDDHYDVKMPCHLILSKLADKCPSAVLAVLDSLVDPLQKTINFKPKQDAVKQEVDRNEDMIRSALRAIASLNCISGSDCSPKFKNLMTEISKSPTQSEKFYSIRNE